From Aspergillus chevalieri M1 DNA, chromosome 4, nearly complete sequence, a single genomic window includes:
- a CDS encoding Rer1 family protein (BUSCO:EOG09265ANI;~COG:U;~EggNog:ENOG410PM5F;~InterPro:IPR004932;~PFAM:PF03248;~TransMembrane:4 (i37-56o62-79i121-139o145-163i);~go_component: GO:0016021 - integral component of membrane [Evidence IEA]): MDVPEPEQTPFMAVTAQTSKLTRQYQTYLDASTPFTAYRWAGTAFLLLCFFLRIVLAQGWYIVAYTLGIYLLNLFLLFLQPKFDPSLTQDEGLEDGEGAGLPTKQDDEFRPFIRRLPEFKFWHWATRAIVIGFVCSWFSVFDIPVFWPVLVVYWIILFVLTMRRQIQHMIKYRYVPFSFGKAKYGRS, from the exons ATGGATGTCCCCGAACCCGAACAGACTCCGTTCATGGCAGTCACGGCGCAGACCTCGAAGCTGACCAGG CAATACCAAACCTATCTCGACGCTTCGACTCCCTTCACTGCCTATCGCTGGGCTGGCACCgctttccttctcctttgCTTCTTTCTGAGGATCGTTCTCGCCCAAGGATGGTACATTG TTGCCTACACCCTCGGAATCTACCTCCTtaacctcttcctcctttttcTGCAACCCAAGTTCGACCCCTCCCTCACCCAAGACGAAGGTCTGGAAGACGGCGAAGGCGCCGGTCTCCCCACCAAGCAGGATGACGAGTTCCGCCCCTTCATCCGCCGTCTTCCCGAGTTCAAGTTCTGGCACTGGGCTACCCGGGCCATCGTGATCGGTTTCGTGTGCTCGTGGTTCTCGGTTTTTGACATTCCGGTGTTCTGGCCTGTTCTGGTGGTTTACTGGATCATTCTTTTCGTTTTGACGA TGCGCCGCCAAATCCAGCACATGATCAAGTACCGCTACGTTCCTTTCTCGTTCGGAAAGGCCAAGTACGGCCGCTCGTAA
- a CDS encoding class I SAM-dependent methyltransferase (COG:I;~EggNog:ENOG410PG8P;~InterPro:IPR029063,IPR021829;~PFAM:PF13649,PF11899,PF08241,PF13489,PF13847;~TransMembrane:1 (o20-43i)), whose protein sequence is MDLVSSSSPVGLLLNSVDRQHVYIAGTAFLVFALVAAVLLFSFRKQKIDYNSGIFTYLKFIYASFLKPHEKGDGQQDALESFYKTQAGVYDATRKRLLCGREDMLGLVAAQLKHKVESKALRHGEAVWVDMGGGTGYNIEAMSSFLPVDSFFSHVYLVDLSPSLCDVARQRFQRLGWKNVSVVCQDVRTFRLPEVENVDPRTKFSTTTSGADVATMSYSLSMIPDYYSVVDSLTSLMKTSGILGVCDFYVQSIVDVSSRNYIGGAFNRHVNWLGRLFWRAWFDLDRVSLEAARRDYLEYRFGTVISASERNYLLGGIPYYIFIGCQKDLVSSPAGNDAIEKLDASFTESPYLSPANHRQEMEKANEQSAREIRSKAYESAIINLDSNLPLPSAFYQNHHYRIFYNDLLPKHTQFGNEYIYAFNWEDPRVDHRLLNITRDDVILAITSAGDNILDYLQNSPRRVHAVDLNPNQNHLLELKVASFIALGHRDVWKIFGEGKHPEFRQLLISKLSPHLSSQAFQYWLDHTHVFTSSYGKGLYETGGSRHAIKMVRYIFKVFGLESEVRKLCEAQTLPEQRTIWPRIRGVLMSRPLHWAVVGTEWFAWKAAGVPRNQRNMIIDDYYKRNGLNQNMEQSKDVSGKSIWEYVVDTLDPVVQDTMISNDNYFYFLCLQGQFSRKCHPAYLSPRAHVKLSSPGAFDGLRIHTDEINEVIKRITPRSLTIAVVMDSMDWFDTDGVEASSQAQTLNYALKMGGRILLRSASIEPWYIKQFEENGFSARRVGARFPGTCIDRVNMYASTWICTKTKEVERPSTDRAISSFSLDEKRSSVDHLEL, encoded by the exons ATGGACCTTGTCAGCAGCAGTAGTCCTGTTGGCTTGCTGCTGAACAGTGTCGACCGGCAACATGTCTATATTGCAGGCACAGCCTTCCTGGTGTTCGCTCTCGTGGCAGCAGTTCTTCTGTTCTCCTTCCGGAAGCAGAAGATCGACTACAATAGCGGCATCTTCACCTATTTGAAGTTCATTTATGCTTCGTTTCTCAAGCCCCATGAAAAGGGTGACGGTCAGCAAGATGCATTGGAGAGCTTCTACAAAACGCAG GCGGGTGTTTACGATGCTACCAGGAAGCGTCTTCTCTGTGGTAGGGAGGACATGCTGGGTCTTGTTGCTGCTCAGTTAAAACACAAGGTGGAAAGCAAGGCCCTTCGGCATGGAGAGGCTGTGTGGGTTGAT ATGGGTGGTGGCACAGG ATACAACATTGAAGCCATGTCTTCCTTCCTCCCCGTCGACTCGTTCTTCTCGCATGTCTACCTGGTTGACCTTTCCCCTTCGCTCTGCGACGTCGCCCGCCAACGTTTCCAACGACTCGGATGGAAAAACGTCTCTGTTGTCTGTCAAGATGTGCGGACCTTCCGTCTTCCTGAGGTCGAAAACGTCGACCCTCGGACCAAGTTCAGCACAACTACTTCGGGTGCCGATGTGGCTACCATGAGTTACAGCTTGTCCATGATCCCAG ACTACTACAGTGTCGTTGATTCTTTGACATCTTTGATGAAGACCAGTGGAATTCTTGGTGTCTGCGATTTCTATG TCCAAAGCATTGTCGATGTCTCATCCCGCAACTACATTGGTGGCGCTTTCAACCGCCATGTCAATTGGCTTGGACGCCTGTTCTGGCGTGCCTGGTTCGATCTGGATCGCGTGTCGCTCGAGGCTGCTCGTCGTGACTACCTGGAATACCGCTTTGGAACTGTCATCTCGGCTAGTGAGCGGAACTACCTCCTTGGAGGCATTCCATACTATATCTTCATTGGATGTCAGAAGGATCTTGTCTCAAGTCCCGCCGGTAATGACGCTATTGAGAAGTTGGACGCGTCCTTCACTGAGTCGCCCTACTTGTCTCCCGCCAACCACCGacaggagatggagaaggcaAATGAGCAGAGTGCCCGCGAGATCCGATCCAAGGCATACGAATCGGCCATCATCAACTTGGACTCAAACCTTCCGCTTCCGTCTGCATTCTACCAGAACCACCACTACCGGATCTTTTACAACGACTTGCTCCCTAAACATACACAATTCGGAAACGAATACATCTATGCTTTCAACTGGGAGGACCCTCGTGTAGACCATCGACTCCTGAACATTACCCGTGATGATGTGATCTTGGCTATCACCAGCGCCGGTGACAACATCCTGGACTACTTGCAGAACAGCCCGCGGAGAGTTCACGCTGTCGACTTGAACCCTAACCAAAACCACCTTCTGGAACTTAAAGTTGCCAGTTTCATTGCCCTAGGGCACCGTGATGTTTGGAAAATTTTCGGCGAGGGAAAACACCCCGAGTTCCGTCAACTCCTCATTTCTAAACTCAGCCCTCACCTTTCCAGCCAAGCTTTCCAGTACTGGCTGGATCATACCCACGTCTTCACATCTTCTTATGGCAAAGGACTCTACGAGACTGGTGGATCGCGTCATGCAATTAAGATGGTTCGCTACATCTTCAAGGTCTTTGGTCTTGAGAGCGAAGTGCGGAAACTATGTGAAGCCCAAACCCTGCCTGAGCAGCGCACCATCTGGCCTCGCATTCGTGGAGTTCTCATGAGTCGCCCACTTCACTGGGCTGTGGTAGGAACCGAATGGTTCGCATGGAAGGCTGCTGGTGTGCCCCGTAACCAGCGGAATATGATCATCGATGACTACTACAAGCGAAATGGCCTCAACCAGAACATGGAGCAGAGCAAGGATGTCAGTGGAAAATCAATTTGGGAATATGTCGTTGACACATTGGATCCGGTGGTCCAGGACACCATGATCAGCAACGACAATTACTTCTACTTCCTGTGTCTTCAGGGCCAATTCTCGAGAAA ATGCCATCCCGCCTACCTGTCTCCTAGAGCTCACGTGAAGCTTTCATCGCCAGGTGCTTTCGATGGCCTCCGTATCCACACTGACGAGATCAACGAAGTGATCAAGCGAATTACTCCTCGCAGTTTGACCATCGCTGTTGTCATGGATTCCATGGACTGGTTCGACACTGACGGTGTGGAAGCCTCTTCCCAAGCCCAGACCCTCAACTACGCCCTGAAGATGGGCGGTCGTATCCTCCTTCGTTCTGCCAGCATTGAGCCATGGTACATCAAGCAGTTCGAGGAGAACGGTTTCTCCGCTCGTCGTGTCGGAGCTAGATTCCCGGGCACCTGTATCGACCG TGTCAACATGTACGCATCGACCTGGATCTGCACCAAGACCAAGGAGGTCGAGAGACCCTCTACGGACCGAGCGATTTCTTCATTCTCGCTTGATGAGAAACGGTCGAGTGTTGATCACCTTGAGCTGTAA
- a CDS encoding zinc-dependent alcohol dehydrogenase (COG:Q;~EggNog:ENOG410Q2HF;~InterPro:IPR013154,IPR013149,IPR036291,IPR011032, IPR020843;~PFAM:PF00107,PF08240,PF13602;~go_function: GO:0016491 - oxidoreductase activity [Evidence IEA];~go_process: GO:0055114 - oxidation-reduction process [Evidence IEA]) — protein sequence MNMQIPETQIAAVLPPTGASPTAQLQISTTRPVPTPGQGEILVKLEYSGVCHSDVHSVHGETPMLTDIAGHEGIGKVVQVGSGLDEMKWMGERVGIRWLYSSCLSCEICAVNQTACPSQKNAGANVPGTFQQYIVSPAIHVTKIPPELPSDTAAPLLCAGIAMYSSIMKTKTKPGDWLVLPGAGGGLGHMGIQIAVRKGLKVIAIDSGENKKQLCLSLGASCFLDYRTDDVESGVKSLTSGFGVHAVICTAHGEMAYMQSMRLLRRLGVLVCVGIPSTPFRLPATPFDMIVKGLTIVGNSAGTPEEMNELMKMTVTRGVQAHIECFELSQINEVLQRLERGEIDGRAVVRIP from the exons ATGAATATGCAAATTCCCGAGACTCAAATTGCCGCTGTTCTCCCACCAACTGGTGCATCCCCGACAGCCCAGCTCCAGATAAGCACTACTCGCCCCGTTCCAACGCCAGGACAAGGAGAGATTCTGGTTAAACTTGAATATTCCGGGGTATGCCATTCGGATGTGCACAGTGTACACGGAGAGACGCCTATGTTGACGGACATCGCGGGCCATGAAGGAATTGGGAAGGTTGTTCAGG TTGGTTCAGGACTTGATGAGATGAAGTGGATGGGGGAAAGGGTTGGAATAAG ATGGTTATACAGCTCTTGCTTAAGCTGCGAGATTTGTGCGGTAAACCAGACAGCATGTCCTTCTCAAAAAAATGCTGGTGCA AATGTCCCGGGCACATTTCAAC AGTACATTGTCAGCCCCGCAATCCATGTAACGAAGATCCCTCCTGAACTCCCTTCGGATACAGCCGCGCCGCTTCTATGTG CTGGAATTGCCATGTACTCTTCCATAATGAAGACCAAAACCAAACCGGGTGACTGGCTCGTTCTGCCTGGGGCTGGGGGAGGTTTAGGGCATAT GGGGATACAGATCGCAGTAAGGAAAGGACTGAAAGTGATCGCCATTGACAG CGGTGAAAATAAGAAGCAACTTTGCCTCTCGCTAGGTGCTAGTTGCTTCTTAGACTACAGGACGGACGATGTTGAAAGTGGAGTCAAGTCTTTGACATCCGGATTCGGTGTACATGCCGTGATATGCACCGCTCACGGGGAGATGGCGTACATGCAAAGTATGCGTCTGCTCCGCCGTCTGGGCGTATTGGTCTGTGTCGGGATTCCGAGTACACCATTTAGGCTACCTGCCACTCCATTCGACATGATCGTAAAGG GGTTGACAATTGTGGGTAATTCCGCCGGGACTCCGGAAGAGATgaacgagttgatgaaaatgACTGTGACAAGAGGAGTCCAGGCACATATCGAATGCTTTGAATTGAGTCAAATAAATGAGGTTTTGCAGCGATTGGAACGGGGTGAAATTGATGGGCGGGCAGTGGTGAGGATCCCATAG
- the ARL1 gene encoding ADP-ribosylation factor family protein (COG:U;~EggNog:ENOG410PKEM;~InterPro:IPR005225,IPR027417,IPR006689;~PFAM:PF00025,PF08477,PF00071,PF01926,PF09439;~go_function: GO:0005525 - GTP binding [Evidence IEA]), whose product MGASLSRIWNLLWSKKEIRILILGLDNAGKTTLLYRLKIGEVVTTIPTIGFNVESVTYRNLNFNVWDLGGQTSIRPYWRCYYANTAAVIFVIDSTDIERLGTAADELAAMLNEEELRDANLLVFANKQDQPGAKGAGEISEALKLGELRDRNWSIVACSAIDGKGLDEGMDWLVQTIQSENA is encoded by the exons ATGGGCGCCTCTCTATCAAGAATATGGAACTTGCTCTGGTCGAAGAAGGAAATTCGGATTCTAATTCTGGGACTC GATAATGCTGGAAAGACGACACTTCTTTATCGCTTAAAG ATTGGCGAAGTTGTAACGACCATACCTACCATTGGATTCAATGTTGAATCGGTGACATATCGGAATCTGAATTTCAATGTTTGG GATCTTGGGGGCCAAACATCGATTCGTCCGTACTGGCGATGCTACTATGCCAACACTGCAGCTGTTATCTTCGTTATCGATTCGACGGATATTGAACGGCTGGGAACTGCGGCTGATGAACTTGCTGCTATGCTGAACGAAGAGGAACTTCGCGATGCAAACCTATTGGTATTTGCCAACAAGCAAGACCAACCGGGTGCCAAGGGCGCTGGCGAGATCTCAGAAGCCTTGAAGCTTGGGGAGCTGCGAGACAGGAACTGGAGCATTGTGGCTTGCTCTGCTATTGACGGCAAAGGTCTCGACGAAGGCATGGATTGGCTGGTG CAAACCATTCAGTCGGAGAACGCATAA
- the ARP8 gene encoding putative chromatin remodeling complex subunit (Arp8) (BUSCO:EOG0926248P;~COG:Z;~EggNog:ENOG410PKM7;~InterPro:IPR043129,IPR004000,IPR027668;~PFAM:PF00022;~go_component: GO:0031011 - Ino80 complex [Evidence IEA];~go_process: GO:0006338 - chromatin remodeling [Evidence IEA]) codes for MVGKKSGKALLRDEGLERTDNNMELSTWPVIPPINQKNYYTDYLKRDDQYLAFRLQNEENRNRMAKTAKDRDRALAMKGHDAEDADMDGDTNMEDGTEEAPETAGSKVIVMHLGSQNLRIGLASDALPKTIPMVIARKSATCESEDQEEPNPKRLKAEDGSELEPEKMFGQEFSSQYSTMAADLKVHMRQNKRRTLPNSKEMVVNYNRRTVPETISEHNDPMRIEWTEINNPAPEYITGQEALRIPDLSNPRYKLYWPMRHGWCNEKDYDSKRVLFLDISLILEEAIKNQLGLTSKKEWPQYSCVFVIPDLYEKSYVTQVLELLMREFAFARVCFIQESLAATFGAGFTSACVVDIGAQKTSICCVEEGMCVENSRVNLKYGGADVTEAFIKMMLYDHFPYAEINLWRRYDFLLAEELKKNICTMNEANVSVQLHDFHLRVSGQDTRKYTFKAYDEGHLAPMGLFQTNTFDNSHKLKGRRKLIERSVDIYDGQPNDPVSAAQSEILSALAPPAANGHVNGENASKTLDVQSTPSRPHHTNALGRVQDTEATPRSSVAGSPAPEATSIPHGGGTSTPAVGGQGATSRAPTVEERDDIIPILSLDDAILTSIAHATRGEERKMREFMGGIMIVGGGSLIDGFHPFLEERLKNLRPGFAKEIMIGTPPRELDPQVVVWKGASVFGKLNQTNDSWIGQLEYDRLGHRLMAYKCMWAW; via the exons ATGGTCGGTAAAAAGTCTGGAAAGGCTCTCCTTCGGGATGAAG GCCTTGAGCGGACCGACAATAACATGGAATTATCGACCTGGCCTGTGATACCTCCAATTAATCAGAAGAATTACTATAC CGACTACCTCAAGAGAGATGACCAGTATCTCGCATTTAGACTACAGAATGAAGAGAATCGAAATCGCATGGCCAAAACGGCCAAAGACCGGGACCGCGCGCTTGCGATGAAGGGGCATGATGCAGAAGACGCGGATATGGATGGCGACACGAACATGGAAGATGGAACTGAGGAGGCACCAGAAACAGCTGGCTCCAAGGTCATTGTCATGCATCTTGGCAGTCAGAACTTACGGATCGGCTTGGCTAGTGATGCTTTACCAAAGACGATTCCCATGGTCATCGCGAGGAAGTCTGCTACCTGCGAATCTGAAGACCAGGAAGAACCAAATCCGAAGAGGTTGAAAGCGGAGGACGGCTCTGAACTGGAACCAGAAAAGATGTTCGGTCAAGAG TTTTCTTCGCAATATTCGACGATGGCGGCCGACCTGAAAGTCCACATGCGACAGAACAAACGCCGGACCCTGCCCAATTCGAAGGAAATGGTTGTCAATTACAACCGTCGTACGGTACCTGAGACGATTTCGGAACACAATGACCCGATGCGTATCGAGTGGACGGAAATCAATAACCCTGCACCGGAGTATATCACCGGCCAAGAGGCATTAAGAATACCGGATCTATCGAACCCTCGCTATAAGCTCTACTGGCCAATGCGACATGGGTGGTGCAATGAGAAGGACTACGACAGCAAAAGAGTTTTGTTTCTGGACATTTCGCTCATCCTCGAAGAGGCGATAAAGAACCAGCTTGGTCTTACAAGCAAGAAAGAATGGCCGCAGTATTCATGCGTCTTCGTGATCCCGGATCTGTATGAGAAGTCCTACGTGACTCAGGTCCTCGAGCTGTTGATGAGGGAGTTTGCATTTGCCCGCGTCTGCTTTATCCAAGAAAGCCTGGCAGCTACCTTCGGGGCTGGATTCACATCCGCCTGTGTGGTAGACATTGGTGCGCAGAAGACATCGATATGCTGCGTGGAGGAAGGCATGTGTGTCGAGAACTCGCGCGTCAACCTGAAATACGGTGGTGCCGATGTTACCGAAGCTTTTATCAAGATGATGCTGTACGATCATTTCCCCTATGCTGAGATCAACTTGTGGCGTAGGTACGACTTCCTGCTAGCTGAAgagctgaagaagaatatcTGTACTATGAACGAAGCCAACGTCTCGGTACAACTTCATGATTTCCATCTTCGTGTCTCTGGACAAGACACACGAAAGTACACATTCAAGGCGTACGATGAAGGGCATCTGGCCCCAATGGGCCTCTTCCAGACGAATACCTTTGACAATTCACATAAGCTCAAGGGACGGAGGAAACTTATTGAGCGCTCGGTGGACATTTACGACGGTCAGCCGAATGATCCGGTGTCAGCGGCTCAATCCGAGATTTTAAGTGCTCTTGCTCCACCAGCTGCCAATGGACATGTGAATGGAGAGAACGCATCAAAAACATTAGACGTCCAATCAACTCCAAGCCGCCCACATCATACAAATGCCCTAGGCCGGGTCCAAGATACCGAAGCTACGCCTCGGTCATCTGTTGCTGGCTCTCCTGCTCCGGAGGCGACAAGTATTCCACACGGAGGCGGAACCAGCACTCCAGCCGTGGGTGGACAGGGCGCAACATCTCGTGCTCCAACTGTCGAAGAAAGAGACGATATTATCCCGATTCTTTCCTTGGACGATGCAATTCTTACCTCCATTGCACATGCCACTCGTGGAGAGGAGCGTAAAATGCGAGAATTCATGGGAGGTATCATGATTGTGGGTGGTGGCAGTCTGATTGATGGTTTCCATCCATTCCTTGAAGAACGACTGAAGAACCTTCGGCCTGGGTTTGCCAAGGAGATCATGATTGGCACCCCTCCAAGAGAGCTCGATCCGCAAGTCGTTGTCTGGAAGGGTGCCAGTGTGTTTGGAAAACTCAACCAAACAAATGATAGCTGGATTGGTCAGTTGGAGTATGATCGCCTGGGTCACAGACTAATGGCCTACAAATGCATGTGGGCTTGGTGA
- a CDS encoding uncharacterized protein (BUSCO:EOG09264331;~COG:K;~EggNog:ENOG410PKD6;~InterPro:IPR007133;~PFAM:PF03985;~go_component: GO:0016593 - Cdc73/Paf1 complex [Evidence IEA];~go_process: GO:0006368 - transcription elongation from RNA polymerase II promoter [Evidence IEA];~go_process: GO:0016570 - histone modification [Evidence IEA]) produces the protein MSKSKNGSSGGYHQEYIASTRYRNDLPPPDMPPKFLEIPHEGLERFLTPGFTSNLARREEPNIDVDAEGGMPIDLVGIPGLHLGDESAIMAPENPQPLDPADLPLLMSLDQLKNPAPKNTNVSFLRRTQYISAGLRAPDGGSRPTPTRVKPREDKYKNQDDPNYIKRYIQKGFDIAYPESKHTGEETASKIKGHTATKAEHDAWAAPVHPDNPKLKPVGFYPIMPDLQGFPDPGGFVQFKFDKAPVQGVSGKRNKAMDVAILLPSAPEERVCQEHATKVALHKTNPNLYPDPGPIPWDYDLFLPEKKEATQNVKSSLDISNPNRDSPELYTHDGPDDTKFHRFDRSRTYATSAQTLSNDQKQRDVALTIFDPAQVSDARSKQKAAYYYPILGKTRLKPERARTIAQAGLAPTKPKTKEDQVDQLQVVVRDPDEAEVYKRALHRAAIDPKFADSMPPPPADTDDEQEALQENAEGDEKEREASREREPSPDHQPRAEEADEE, from the exons ATGTCGAAGTCCAAAAATGGCTCCTCTGGTGGCTACCACCAAGAGTACATTGCGTCGACGCGCTACCGAAATGACCTTCCTCCTCCGGACATGCCCCCAAAGTTCCTAGAGATCCCGCATGAGGGGCTCGAACGGTTTCTGACGCCGGGCTTTACGTCGAACCTGGCTAGACGCGAAGAGCCGAATATCGATGTCGATGCGGAAGGTGGAATGCCAATTGATCTTGTCGGTATCCCAGGTCTTCATTTGGGTGATGAAAGTG CTATCATGGCCCCCGAAAACCCGCAACCTCTTGACCCAGCCGATCTCCCCCTTCTCATGAGTTTGGATCAACTCAAGAATCCGGCGCCGAAGAACACGAATGTCAGTTTCCTGCGGCGGACTCAGTACATCTCAGCTGGTTTACGTGCCCCTGATGGTGGCTCCAGACCTACTCCAACAAGAGTGAAGCCTCGTGAAGACAAATACAAGAACCAAGACGACCCGAACTACATCAAGCGCTATATCCAGAAGGGATTCGACATTGCCTATCCGGAAAGCAAACATACTGGCGAGGAGACCGCGAGCAAAATCAAGGGCCATACAGCTACGAAGGCAGAACACGATGCATGGGCAGCCCCTGTTCACCCGGATAATCCGAAGCTCAAGCCCGTTGGTTTCTATCCCATCATGCCTGATTTACAAGGCTTCCCAGACCCTGGTGGCTTTGTTCAGTTCAAGTTCGACAAGGCGCCTGTACAAGGCGTTTCAGGGAAGCGCAATAAGGCCATGGACGTTGCTATTCTCCTTCCATCTGCTCCTGAAGAGCGTGTTTGCCAGGAGCATGCTACTAAAGTGGCCCTGCACAAGACGAACCCTAACCTTTACCCCGATCCGGGTCCAATTCCGTGGGATTACGATCTTTTCTTGCCcgagaagaaagaagcaacACAGAATGTCAAATCAAGTCTCGATATCTCGAATCCGAACCGTGACAGCCCTGAGCTATACACCCACGACGGGCCTGATGACACCAAGTTCCACCGTTTCGACCGCTCTCGCACATATGCCACCAGTGCACAGACGCTAAGCAACGACCAGAAGCAAAGGGATGTCGCTCTGACCATATTCGATCCAGCGCAGGTGTCGGATGCGCGTTCCAAGCAGAAGGCTGCCTACTACTACCCGATCCTGGGCAAGACCCGTCTTAAGCCCGAGCGCGCGCGTACCATTGCGCAAGCAGGATTGGCCCCTACAAAGCCGAAGACGAAGGAAGACCAGGTCGATCAGCTTCAAGTGGTTGTCCGCGACCCAGATGAAGCGGAAGTCTATAAGCGCGCTTTGCACCGCGCAGCCATTGACCCCAAGTTTGCTGATTCCATGCCTCCTCCCCCGGCTGATACGGATGACGAGCAAGAAGCTCTCCAGGAGAACGCCGAGGGggatgagaaagaaagggaagcATCAAGGGAAAGGGAACCAAGTCCTGACCATCAACCTAGGGCTGAGGAAGCAGACGAGGAGTAG